From the genome of Acinetobacter sp. 10FS3-1, one region includes:
- a CDS encoding HigA family addiction module antitoxin, with product MMMNNPAHAGELVSEWLDGLKEEGQVITITELAARIRVTRPLLSRIINGKAPVTADVALRLHDALGISADLLMRVQSKHSLWMESQKQRPQIQPFFVQC from the coding sequence ATGATGATGAATAATCCAGCTCATGCAGGTGAGTTAGTTTCAGAATGGTTAGATGGCTTAAAAGAAGAAGGACAAGTTATTACGATTACAGAACTTGCTGCACGTATTCGAGTGACACGTCCGTTACTTTCTCGAATTATTAATGGTAAAGCACCAGTTACCGCAGATGTAGCTTTACGTTTACATGATGCTTTAGGAATCAGTGCAGATCTGTTAATGCGTGTTCAATCGAAACATTCACTTTGGATGGAATCACAAAAACAGCGTCCGCAGATTCAACCATTTTTTGTACAGTGTTAA